One genomic region from Bacillus aquiflavi encodes:
- a CDS encoding DUF2269 family protein — translation MYSFIVFAHVIGALLLGSFLAFPVAFKSLLSRSGNELKIAVKTLVGFTRFAHYALILLIITGGWMVMGYATYPSLLWVVLSLVLFMLIGALIGMIQNNLKRVILTEDPDNALQRNKAKLNILGWFTFVLIFIVVFVMTNHGLFA, via the coding sequence ATGTATTCATTTATTGTATTTGCTCATGTAATAGGTGCTTTATTGCTCGGTAGTTTTCTAGCTTTTCCAGTTGCTTTTAAATCTCTTTTGTCACGATCAGGTAATGAATTGAAAATAGCTGTTAAAACATTAGTAGGCTTTACTCGCTTTGCCCATTATGCATTAATTTTGTTAATCATTACCGGAGGATGGATGGTAATGGGATATGCCACTTATCCTTCTTTGTTATGGGTGGTGCTATCATTAGTCCTGTTTATGCTAATTGGTGCCTTGATAGGTATGATACAAAATAACTTGAAACGAGTCATTCTTACAGAGGATCCTGACAATGCGTTACAACGAAATAAGGCCAAACTTAATATACTCGGTTGGTTTACATTTGTGCTTATTTTTATTGTTGTTTTTGTTATGACAAATCATGGTTTATTTGCCTAA